Below is a genomic region from Deinococcus arcticus.
ATCTGGCTTTGCCAAACAGCATATGGAAGCCCTGACCAGCCGGTACCAATGGGCGTGCGTGCTCCGAAACGCGACCTTTCAATGGACGCTGACCAGCGCGGTTCAGACCTTCTTGCCTGTTCAGCGCCACCCAGCCCTGCTTGATCTCTGGCCCGAACTGCCTGCCCTGGCTGGCGAGCATGCGCTGTTAGATGCTGGTAGCCCCAATTTTGTGGCGCGCACATTGTGCGCGCCAATCTGGCCGCTTGACCTGGCGCGCCAGCTGGTGGCTCACCTGGACTTCGTGGCCCTGCTGGGCCGACCCGACCAGATGCAGGGCCTGCGTATGACCCTGCGTTTTCTGCCTTTGAGTGAGCTGCGTGACGTTCTGCTTCAGGCTGTTCGGCAGGCCTGGCCCCTCTGTGAAACGGCACGGCTCTCCAAGCACCGCAGTGAGGTGGCCGCCCTGCTGGCGGAGCTCTTTCCAGAGCAGGTGCTGGCTTTATCGGAATCCTTTCCAGCTGAACTTGCTGAGCGCGTGCGATTGGTCGCCTGCAGGGTTTTGATCGTTCCTTTCGGGTACGCGCCGGCCAGCAAAGAGCGTCTCCTGAACGAGCGCGACGCGCAACTCCTGTTGGACACGATCCAGGTTGAGGATGACATTGCCCCGGTGCTTCGCTTGATCAAAGACCGTTTGCCGGAAACTGTGGAGCTCGCGGCCGTTTGCGGGAGCCGGAAACTGCTGCCTACATCCCGCGGCTCGCAGGGAACCGGTCCCTGGTTGACCCTCCAGGAAGCGGCAGGTCTGGCAGGCACAGGTCGGATTTTTCGGCAGTACGGTGACGACGCGGCGTTACTGGGTCACCTGCAGGATGTTCTTGGGAATGAGCAGCTGTTTTTGGTGCCCAACCGGCTCGTTGACCTGTTGGAACTGGACATTCCGCGGTTGAGTGTCACGGCCGTGCTCAATACCGTGCGGCACGCGGCGACTGCCGCTCCTGCCCGGGACCGACTGGCGTTGGTCAGGAAACTGATTGAGTCAAGTCCTACCGTGCTTGAGCGTACCGAAAACCGTCCGGTACTGCGCAGTCTCCTCCACGGCAGCAGTGCTCACGCAGCGGACGAGAGTACGCCACTTCTCATTTCAGAGGGCAGCGGTACCCTCTGGGGCAAAGTGGCGCGTCTGGCCGCCGAGTCGTCTCCACTGGGCTGGACTGTGATCCGGGACCCCGTGGAATTCTTGAACGCCCGGGCCAAACGCTTCCTGGGCGTCGACGTGGCTTCACCCGCGTCCCTGGGCCCCTTGTTGACTGGCGCTCCCCATGCATTTCCAGGCGCCAAGTTAACGCCCGAGGAACGTGAGACCCTGATTCTGGAATGGAAGGATGACACCCTCCTCAAGAAGCTGCCCCTCTTCAAGACGCTCAGAGGCCCCCTGACGGCCATAACGCCTGGCGTTCACTTGGACGGCGGTCTGGCCGTCAGCGACGCCTTGAGTGGAAAAGTCATCTTACTGGCACGGCCTGAATCTGAACTCTTAAAGAAACGCCTCGCGGCCCTCGCGCCGGTCCTGACGCCGTCGGACGTCTGGGAGTACCTTCGCAACGAGCCAGATGTCTGGCAACACTGGCAGGCCCTGCTGGACGCATTGAAGAAGATGCCGGGTACTGTTACGCCACAAAGGGCCAGCGAACTGCCCTGGTGGCCACTCCAAGCTGGCAGCGGCGCGGCGCCCAAGGACGTTCTGTTCTTTCCTCGGATGGCAGATAGCCACGAAGAGATTCAGAAATTGCGTGAGATCGGAACGTTCACGCCGGATCGTCGGCCAGTGATTGAAGCCGATCTTCTGCCTGAGTTCCGAGCTGAGGCCGGCACCACGATCCTGCGTTTGCTCCGAAGTGAAGAACAGCAGTTGGAGGAACTTTGCGCGCTGGTGTCGCAGACGCCGCTGTACCACGTCGGCAGCATCACCGGGCGGGCCAGAGCCTGGATGACCGCTTTTGGCGCCATGGACGTTCGACGACTTCCACTGCTGGGTTTGCTGCACGCTTTTGAGCGTGAAGAAATATGGTTAACCAGGCTGCTCAAGGCCGCATCCCGGCCGCTCATGCCGGAGCGGTTGAGCGAACAACTTCTTCATCTTTATGGGCAGATCACGGGCGCGGCGGATCAAGAGGTGCGCACAGCCGCGACAGACGCTTACCTGGCGTTGCTGGCGGACGTGCGGGATGCGGGAAGGCCCCTCAGCGTTCTGACGAATTTGCATCTTCTCAATGGGGTCGGCGAATGGCGCAAGCCTGATGATCTGACGGTGGTTGGCGCCCAGTATGACCCACGCTACGTGCTTCATGAGAATCACCGCAGAGCGCTGTACGGTGAGGGGCTTTCCAGCAGCAGCGATTTGCCAGTAGGCCCAGCCCCTTCCATGGACGTGCCGCTTGACATTGCCCTGAAAAACGGTGGGCAGAGCCTGCGTGCGTTCGTGCGGGAGTGTGAAAAGGCCGATATTGCCCGTGAGCAACTGGGAGCCTTCCTGGGTCTGCTGGACGGCAACCCGGAGCTCCATAAAACTGCTGCGGGTTATCTGGCCAACTTCGATTTTGGTGTGTTCCGCGAACAGGCCCTGCGTGACGTGCCCTCGGATAAGCTGCCGCACGGCTTCAGAACGTATAAGGAGCTGCTCGACCAGACCAGGTTGCTGATCACTGTGAATAAAGGGCGTACCCAGAAAGTGGCCAATCTCCTGGGTGACGCTCTTGAAGTGCCTTTTCAGGAAGACAGCCAACTCACCAGCATCTTTTCCCACCGGCACGGCCTGAAACCGTTCCGGCATAGCGGCTTCTACGTCTATCCGGTGGAGCTCAAGTGGGTCGATCTTCAGCGCAGTGACCTGAACCTCAGTGAACTGTTGCTGCACTCCGTGCGTTGGGTGCTCTCCGCCTACCATTCCTATTTACCTCCCCATGTTGCGGCCGAGTACTTCAAAGTCGTCAACAGCAGCCAGGCGACAGTGAAAGCCACGCAAAGCCGTCTGATCAAAGCAGCGGCGCAAACCTGGGGCCGGCAGTTGGGCCTGAGCCGGGACAGCCGTGTCAGGTTGCTGCTGAGCCAGATTGATCAAGCGGACCGTGCAGCGGAGCAGGCGCGTGAGCAGGGGGCGCCGGCGCGTGAGCGTGAGGCTCTCGCTCAGGTCCATGACCATCAGGTGCGACTTCGTAAACTGGTGGAGGACGACGCAGACACACAGAAAACGCTGCTGGCAGGAGTTCGGAAAAAGGTGCAAGATCAGCAGTATGTGCCAGCGAGCGTTCCGTTTGAGCTGCTGCAGAATGCCGATGACGCCCTGATCGAGTGGCAGGAAATGACGCGCGAGATGGATGAGCGCCGGCAGACTTTTACCCTTGCACTGCAAGGACAAACCTTGCGGGCCGTACACCATGGCCGACCCGTCAATTTCTACGCGTACGGTGACTTTGATGGACGAAGCCGGAGCTTTGACGCTGATCTTGAAAAGATGCTGACGCTGCTTTCCTCCGATAAGGGGGCAGGCGTGACCGGTCAATTTGGTCTCGGTTTTAAAAGCGTGTTTCTTCTTTCAGACCGGCCCACCGTGAAAAGCGGCCGACTGGCCTTCACGGTATTGGGCGGCGTTTATCCAGTGGTGCCCACTGAAAAAGAAGTGACGGCGCTGCGGAAATTCACGGAGAGCGTCTCTCCTCCTGAAGTGGCAGACGGCACCTTGATTGAGCTGCCGCTCCGCGACGTCACTCAGGCCAAGAATGTCATGGCGCGCTTTGGTGACCTTGCGCCCTACACGCTGGCGTTTACCCGCGCGATTCGGACACTGCAACTGCACGTGGAGGGGGATAAGAGCCGCTGGACCTGGCATGCCCAGGCCATCAGGCGCGGCGTGCAACTCGTCCGCGCTCAGCCCAGTGGCGCCCGGCATAAGCCATTAACGGCCCTTGTTCTGCACACAGGGCAGGTGGATCTCTTGATTCCGTTGCAGGACGGCGGTTTTGGTTCGCTTCCGGTGACCATTCCTAACCTGTGGGTGACGGCGCCCACAGAGGAGGCCCTGAAGCTGCCTTTTCTGGTGAACGCTGCGTTTCCCCTGGATCCCGGCCGTGCCCAGCTGGCGCGTAATGAGGAGCAGGTCAGTGCTTTTGTCCGGAGCCTGGTCCCGGATCTACGAGACGCATTGACCCAGTTGTTCCTCTCGACGGCAGAGGCACAGTGGAGCCAGGTGAAAGGCTGGGCTCCGCCTTTGGCCCCTGACTTCCTCCGTGGTCTATGGAAGGTGCTTGCTGAATCCATTGCACAGGCAGCGCCGACGCCTGCCCTGGACGCTGTTCGGGCGCTGCTCTGGGGCACCACAGGCGCGTACGGCGCGCTGACCCTTGAGCAGCGGCTGATTCCGAGCCTTCTGCCTGAGGAGTACGACACCCTGGTAAAGGCCGGGGATCCCGCGCTGTCCATCCTGGAGGTCGAATCCAAAGCGGCGAAGGTGCTGCTTAAACAGCCGGGGTTCCGCAAGAAATTTCCGCCTGGCACGCTGATCAGCGAACAGACGGCACGCACCCTACGCGCGCTGGGTCTCCCAGTCCCGCAGAAGCGGATCAACCTGATCGACGCACTGACGCTGCTGTTTCCAGAGCAGCAGGTATCACCCGCCGCAGCCCTTTGGCTGACCGCTGTACTGAGCGACGAACAACTGCGGCACCTGCGAGAGGATGAAGCCACAGACAAGTGGCTTGACGGCCTGACTTTCCTTGCACAGGACCGCGCGTATCATCTGCCGGCTCACCTGTTGGTGGGCACCTCCAAGACCGAGTCAGATGAAGCGGCGCGCTTTCCCTTCGCACCAGACAGCGCCCGTCTGTCTGAAGAGTATCCGCCGGCAGCCCTGGCTCT
It encodes:
- a CDS encoding sacsin N-terminal ATP-binding-like domain-containing protein, with protein sequence MAGFKRSNLTDIKFLRNLFNEATDHFLVLKELIQNADDSGSDGQGTASFVALGCSMGLPDADHPLLSAPAIFAVNDGVLSPPDAEAIVSLGLSTKGGDSSTVGKFGLGLKSVFYLAEALFFMDARLSPDDRWASPHFDVLSPWLSGDSPIRPEWLQFGTADRARILTHLKELGIPEGFVVWVPLRRKSDCLVPGHELPVQVMSNYFGDQPFSISDQTIQDVQDLMPMLGRVRRIIVKSRPEVDAPLLVLNQVGSQRTSNFRHQAPFQRTFAGAITSTMKAPTVYVGHEVLVEHEWLTSLNQSEHWPSTEVVTLYGNMQKKDPSVPHGAAVWQRSSGQEGRLRALWSVFLPVEEALNEVLNTSSTYTLTLHGYFFLKEDRKAIYDLDPTPDGRLPANVSELRRHWNGLLAVQATLPVVLQGLAEITSDATDDERTEVSRALRRSGFAKQHMEALTSRYQWACVLRNATFQWTLTSAVQTFLPVQRHPALLDLWPELPALAGEHALLDAGSPNFVARTLCAPIWPLDLARQLVAHLDFVALLGRPDQMQGLRMTLRFLPLSELRDVLLQAVRQAWPLCETARLSKHRSEVAALLAELFPEQVLALSESFPAELAERVRLVACRVLIVPFGYAPASKERLLNERDAQLLLDTIQVEDDIAPVLRLIKDRLPETVELAAVCGSRKLLPTSRGSQGTGPWLTLQEAAGLAGTGRIFRQYGDDAALLGHLQDVLGNEQLFLVPNRLVDLLELDIPRLSVTAVLNTVRHAATAAPARDRLALVRKLIESSPTVLERTENRPVLRSLLHGSSAHAADESTPLLISEGSGTLWGKVARLAAESSPLGWTVIRDPVEFLNARAKRFLGVDVASPASLGPLLTGAPHAFPGAKLTPEERETLILEWKDDTLLKKLPLFKTLRGPLTAITPGVHLDGGLAVSDALSGKVILLARPESELLKKRLAALAPVLTPSDVWEYLRNEPDVWQHWQALLDALKKMPGTVTPQRASELPWWPLQAGSGAAPKDVLFFPRMADSHEEIQKLREIGTFTPDRRPVIEADLLPEFRAEAGTTILRLLRSEEQQLEELCALVSQTPLYHVGSITGRARAWMTAFGAMDVRRLPLLGLLHAFEREEIWLTRLLKAASRPLMPERLSEQLLHLYGQITGAADQEVRTAATDAYLALLADVRDAGRPLSVLTNLHLLNGVGEWRKPDDLTVVGAQYDPRYVLHENHRRALYGEGLSSSSDLPVGPAPSMDVPLDIALKNGGQSLRAFVRECEKADIAREQLGAFLGLLDGNPELHKTAAGYLANFDFGVFREQALRDVPSDKLPHGFRTYKELLDQTRLLITVNKGRTQKVANLLGDALEVPFQEDSQLTSIFSHRHGLKPFRHSGFYVYPVELKWVDLQRSDLNLSELLLHSVRWVLSAYHSYLPPHVAAEYFKVVNSSQATVKATQSRLIKAAAQTWGRQLGLSRDSRVRLLLSQIDQADRAAEQAREQGAPAREREALAQVHDHQVRLRKLVEDDADTQKTLLAGVRKKVQDQQYVPASVPFELLQNADDALIEWQEMTREMDERRQTFTLALQGQTLRAVHHGRPVNFYAYGDFDGRSRSFDADLEKMLTLLSSDKGAGVTGQFGLGFKSVFLLSDRPTVKSGRLAFTVLGGVYPVVPTEKEVTALRKFTESVSPPEVADGTLIELPLRDVTQAKNVMARFGDLAPYTLAFTRAIRTLQLHVEGDKSRWTWHAQAIRRGVQLVRAQPSGARHKPLTALVLHTGQVDLLIPLQDGGFGSLPVTIPNLWVTAPTEEALKLPFLVNAAFPLDPGRAQLARNEEQVSAFVRSLVPDLRDALTQLFLSTAEAQWSQVKGWAPPLAPDFLRGLWKVLAESIAQAAPTPALDAVRALLWGTTGAYGALTLEQRLIPSLLPEEYDTLVKAGDPALSILEVESKAAKVLLKQPGFRKKFPPGTLISEQTARTLRALGLPVPQKRINLIDALTLLFPEQQVSPAAALWLTAVLSDEQLRHLREDEATDKWLDGLTFLAQDRAYHLPAHLLVGTSKTESDEAARFPFAPDSARLSEEYPPAALALFRRLRGDAPKLSTVTWLLHATPDKRLAALKYLSALGAKDPVAVDLRQQIAGTWLLHDRMVSSAVWAKLTEEEQIDVLNVLRQARQMLAPPEISTVNVGAEEEDDDVGDLPQLPSDAVRRLAAWWAREGQAYASRYNARLYPGGVPLVTSSDVDLDSAHDRQAWLSLLLLSSLQSMGRVKPEAHRGFLTLLQSKEWIGTYSDPFTSDEAWLGTVRDFLTSNPEVLKFAHWMRGFVGFYQLGRWLPQYVELILNFEHMPTTSLRTLLAPDVNPLLSGSGLSAPPLGRTLGIGGPFLIRELLRAGVLINPALQPLAYVPTRRVCRVVEQLTGITLSEEQPEQNSRAIHAYLMKELGATGATFGGHFDLPLQALAGTGRDDQDARALQQRLFGHTLAGSLA